A single region of the Anguilla anguilla isolate fAngAng1 chromosome 17, fAngAng1.pri, whole genome shotgun sequence genome encodes:
- the ba1l gene encoding ba1 globin, like, with translation MVEWTEDERTAILSLWKKINIEEIGPQAMRRLLIVCPWTQRHFANFGNLSTAAAIMNNDKVAKHGTTVMGGLDRAIQNMDDIKNAYRQLSVMHSEKLHVDPDNFRLLAEHITLCMAAKFGPTEFTADVQEAWQKFLMAVTSALARQYH, from the exons ATGGTCGAGTGGACAGAAGATGAGCGTACTGccattctctccctctggaAAAAGATCAACATTGAGGAAATTGGCCCCCAGGCAATGCGCAG GCTCCTGATAGTATGCCCGTGGACCCAGAGGCATTTCGCCAACTTTGGAAACCTGTCCACGGCGGCTGCGATCATGAACAATGACAAGGTGGCCAAACACGGCACGACCGTCATGGGCGGGCTGGACAGAGCCATTCAAAACATGGATGACATCAAGAACGCCTACCGCCAACTCAGCGTGATGCACTCCGAGAAACTGCACGTGGATCCCGATAACTTCAGg CTTCTCGCTGAACACATCACCCTGTGCATGGCAGCCAAGTTTGGTCCCACTGAGTTCACTGCTGACGTGCAAGAGGCGTGGCAAAAGTTCCTGATGGCTGTCACTTCCGCCCTTGCCAGACAGTACCACTGA
- the LOC118216923 gene encoding hemoglobin cathodic subunit alpha: MSLTAKDKSLITGFWQKISSKADDLGAEALSRMIVVFPATKVYFSHWPDLGPGSPSVKKHGKVIMAAVGDAVGKMNDLVGALSALSDLHAFKMRIDPGNFKTLSHNILVACAVNFPVDFTAEVHVAMDKFLAALGAALSDKYR, translated from the exons ATGAGTCTGACCGCAAAGGACAAGAGCCTGATAACAGGATTCTGGCAGAAGATCTCGAGCAAGGCTGATGACCTCGGAGCCGAGGCTCTGTCAAG AATGATCGTAGTCTTCCCTGCTACGAAAGTATACTTTTCTCACTGGCCTGACCTTGGACCTGGCTCTCCCTCTGTCAAGAAACATGGCAAGGTCATCATGGCAGCTGTTGGCGATGCTGTCGGCAAAATGAATGACCTTGTCGGTGCACTAAGTGCACTCAGTGACCTGCATGCTTTCAAAATGCGCATCGACCCTGGCAACTTCAAG ACGTTGTCCCACAACATCCTGGTGGCTTGCGCGGTCAACTTCCCGGTTGATTTCACCGCTGAGGTGCATGTGGCAATGGATAAATTCCTTGCAGCTCTGGGTGCAGCTCTGTCAGACAAATACCGATAA
- the LOC118216921 gene encoding hemoglobin cathodic subunit beta: MVEWSASERSTITSLWGKINVAEIGPQALARVLIVYPWTQRYFGKFGDLSNAAAIQGNAKVAAHGKVVLGALEKAVKNMDDVKGTYSKLSQLHNEKLNVDPDNFRLLGDCLTIVLATKLGAGFPAEIQAVWQKFVAVVVSALSKQYF, translated from the exons ATGGTCGAATGGTCAGCCAGCGAGCGCAGTACTATCACTTCCCTCTGGGGAAAAATTAATGTCGCTGAAATCGGACCCCAGGCTTTGGCGAG AGTTTTGATCGTGTACCCCTGGACTCAGCGTTATTTTGGGAAGTTCGGGGACCTCTCCAATGCTGCGGCCATCCAGGGTAATGCCAAGGTAGCGGCTCACGGAAAGGTCGTTCTGGGCGCCCTGGAGAAAGCTGTGAAAAACATGGACGACGTCAAGGGAACATACTCCAAGCTGAGCCAGCTGCACAACGAGAAACTGAACGTCGACCCCGATAACTTCAGG CTGTTGGGTGACTGCCTCACCATTGTTTTGGCTACCAAGCTTGGTGCAGGATTCCCCGCGGAAATCCAGGCCGTGTGGCAGAAATTCGTGGCTGTCGTGGTCAGCGCCCTTTCAAAGCAGTACTTCTAA
- the nprl3 gene encoding GATOR complex protein NPRL3 isoform X1 translates to MYKQPEINAHENGDKISPISVILVSSGSRGNKLLFRYPFQRVPETTSSLIMKQRSPYALNSAGDVPEDQDGDSREQTPLTDEQLVAGFSDIILATILATKSDMCGKKFELKIDNVRFVGHPTLLQHPHTIQVSKTDPSPKREMPTMILFSVLFALRANADPSVISCMHNLSRRIAIALQHEERRCQYLTREAKLMLAAQDEVTTMTETDGSPQSPFRQILPKCKLARDLKEAYDSLCTTGVVRLHINNWLEVSFCLPHKIHRVGGQHIPPRALECSLKAIRPYHALLLLDSEKALLAQLPLDCSPALVRLVKTCSAVKNLQQLAQDADLALLQVFQIAAHLVYWGKAIIVYPLCENNVYMLSPHANICLYSPLAEQFAQQFPGHDLPSMLAKFSLPVSLSEFRNPLEAPVQEAQLIQMVVWMLQRRLLIQLHTYVCLLVPPSEDEPSARDDELSLAARVGGRSLSTPSALSFGSPTSSDDMTLTSPSMENSSAELVPGGDSPLNRRMTETLLASLSEHERHVILSVPAAQNPEDLRMFARLLHYFRGHHHLEEIMYNENMRRSQLKTLFDKFRSVLVVTNHEDPVISLFQSPLD, encoded by the exons ATGTACAAACAACCCGAAATCAATGCTCATGAAAATGGCGACAAGATCAGTCCGATAAGTGTAATACTGGTGAGCTCAGGCAGCCGTGGTAATAAGTTACTTTTCCGGTACCCGTTTCAACGAGTTCCTGAAACAACATCTTCTCTAATAA TGAAACAGCGAAGCCCGTATGCACTGAACTCGGCTGGCGACGTTCCAGAGGACCAGGATGGGGATTCAAG AGAACAAACCCCATTAACTGATGAACAGTTGGTAGCAGG GTTCTCTGACATCATACTGGCCACCATCCTGGCCACCAAGTCGGACATGTGCGGGAAGAAGTTTGAGCTGAAGATCGACAACGTGCGCTTCGTGGGGCACcccaccctgctgcagcacccCCACACCATCCAG GTATCCAAAACTGACCCCTCGCCCAAGAGAGAGATGCCCACCATGATCCTGTTCAGTGTTCTCTTCGCACTTAGG gccaacGCGGACCCCTCGGTCATCAGCTGCATGCACAACCTCTCCCGCCGCATCGCCATCGCCCTGCAGCACGAGGAGCGCCGCTGCCAGTACCTGACCCGCGAGGCCAAGCTCATGCTCGCCGCCCAGGACGAGGTCACCACCATGACCGAGA CCGATGGCAGCCCCCAGTCCCCCTTCCGGCAGATTCTACCCAAGTGCAAACTGGCGCGGGACCTGAAGGAGGCCTACGACAG TCTGTGCACTACAGGGGTGGTGCGTCTGCACATAAATAACTGGCTGGAGGTGAGCTTCTGCCTGCCCCATAAGATCCACCGCGTCGGGGGCCAGCACATCCCCCCCAGGGCCCTGGAGTGCAGCCTGAAAGCCATACG GCCGTaccacgccctgctgctgctggacagTGAGAAGGCGCTCCTGGCCCAGCTGCCCTTGGACTGCTCCCCCGCCCTCGTGCGCCTGGTCAAGACCTGCTCGGCCGTCAAAAACCTGCAGCAGCTGGCCCAGGACGCCGACCTCGCCCTCCTGCAG GTGTTCCAGATTGCGGCTCACCTGGTGTACTGGGGCAAGGCCATCATCGTGTATCCGCTGTGCGAGAACAACGTCTACATGCTGTCCCCTCACGCCAACATCTGCCT CTACTCTCCCCTGGCGGAGCAGTTTGCACAGCAGTTTCCTGGACACGACCTGCCCTCCATGTTGGCCAAATTCTCCCTGCCTGTGTCCCTGTCCGAGTTCCGCAACCCCCTGGAGGCCCCCGTGCAGGAG GCGCAGCTGATCCAGATGGTGGTGTGGATGCTGCAGCGCAGGCTGCTGATCCAGCTGCACACCTACGTCTGCCTGCTGGTGCCGCCCAGCGAGGACGAGCCCAGCGCCCGGGACGACGAGCTCTCACTGGCCGCCCGCgtaggggggcggagcctcagcaCGCCCAGCGCCCTCAGCTTCGGCTCGCCCA CCAGCAGCGATGACATGACCCTGACCAGTCCCAGCATGGAGAACTCGAGCGCGGAGCTGGTGCCGGGCGGGGACTCGCCGCTGAACAGGCGCATGACCGAGACGCTGCTGGCCAGCCTGAGCGAGCACGAGAGGCACGTCATCCTGAGCGTGCCCGCGGCACAGAACCCTGAGGACCTGCGCATGTTCGCCAG ACTGCTGCACTACTTCCGGGGACACCACCACCTGGAGGAGATCATGTACAACGAGAACATGCGCCGCTCGCAGCTCAAAACGCTCTTCGACAAGTTCCGCAGCGTCCTGGTCGTCACTAACCACGAGGACCCCGTCATCTCCCTCTTCCAGTCCCCCCTGGACTGA
- the nprl3 gene encoding GATOR complex protein NPRL3 isoform X2, with amino-acid sequence MYKQPEINAHENGDKISPISVILVSSGSRGNKLLFRYPFQRVPETTSSLIMKQRSPYALNSAGDVPEDQDGDSRFSDIILATILATKSDMCGKKFELKIDNVRFVGHPTLLQHPHTIQVSKTDPSPKREMPTMILFSVLFALRANADPSVISCMHNLSRRIAIALQHEERRCQYLTREAKLMLAAQDEVTTMTETDGSPQSPFRQILPKCKLARDLKEAYDSLCTTGVVRLHINNWLEVSFCLPHKIHRVGGQHIPPRALECSLKAIRPYHALLLLDSEKALLAQLPLDCSPALVRLVKTCSAVKNLQQLAQDADLALLQVFQIAAHLVYWGKAIIVYPLCENNVYMLSPHANICLYSPLAEQFAQQFPGHDLPSMLAKFSLPVSLSEFRNPLEAPVQEAQLIQMVVWMLQRRLLIQLHTYVCLLVPPSEDEPSARDDELSLAARVGGRSLSTPSALSFGSPTSSDDMTLTSPSMENSSAELVPGGDSPLNRRMTETLLASLSEHERHVILSVPAAQNPEDLRMFARLLHYFRGHHHLEEIMYNENMRRSQLKTLFDKFRSVLVVTNHEDPVISLFQSPLD; translated from the exons ATGTACAAACAACCCGAAATCAATGCTCATGAAAATGGCGACAAGATCAGTCCGATAAGTGTAATACTGGTGAGCTCAGGCAGCCGTGGTAATAAGTTACTTTTCCGGTACCCGTTTCAACGAGTTCCTGAAACAACATCTTCTCTAATAA TGAAACAGCGAAGCCCGTATGCACTGAACTCGGCTGGCGACGTTCCAGAGGACCAGGATGGGGATTCAAG GTTCTCTGACATCATACTGGCCACCATCCTGGCCACCAAGTCGGACATGTGCGGGAAGAAGTTTGAGCTGAAGATCGACAACGTGCGCTTCGTGGGGCACcccaccctgctgcagcacccCCACACCATCCAG GTATCCAAAACTGACCCCTCGCCCAAGAGAGAGATGCCCACCATGATCCTGTTCAGTGTTCTCTTCGCACTTAGG gccaacGCGGACCCCTCGGTCATCAGCTGCATGCACAACCTCTCCCGCCGCATCGCCATCGCCCTGCAGCACGAGGAGCGCCGCTGCCAGTACCTGACCCGCGAGGCCAAGCTCATGCTCGCCGCCCAGGACGAGGTCACCACCATGACCGAGA CCGATGGCAGCCCCCAGTCCCCCTTCCGGCAGATTCTACCCAAGTGCAAACTGGCGCGGGACCTGAAGGAGGCCTACGACAG TCTGTGCACTACAGGGGTGGTGCGTCTGCACATAAATAACTGGCTGGAGGTGAGCTTCTGCCTGCCCCATAAGATCCACCGCGTCGGGGGCCAGCACATCCCCCCCAGGGCCCTGGAGTGCAGCCTGAAAGCCATACG GCCGTaccacgccctgctgctgctggacagTGAGAAGGCGCTCCTGGCCCAGCTGCCCTTGGACTGCTCCCCCGCCCTCGTGCGCCTGGTCAAGACCTGCTCGGCCGTCAAAAACCTGCAGCAGCTGGCCCAGGACGCCGACCTCGCCCTCCTGCAG GTGTTCCAGATTGCGGCTCACCTGGTGTACTGGGGCAAGGCCATCATCGTGTATCCGCTGTGCGAGAACAACGTCTACATGCTGTCCCCTCACGCCAACATCTGCCT CTACTCTCCCCTGGCGGAGCAGTTTGCACAGCAGTTTCCTGGACACGACCTGCCCTCCATGTTGGCCAAATTCTCCCTGCCTGTGTCCCTGTCCGAGTTCCGCAACCCCCTGGAGGCCCCCGTGCAGGAG GCGCAGCTGATCCAGATGGTGGTGTGGATGCTGCAGCGCAGGCTGCTGATCCAGCTGCACACCTACGTCTGCCTGCTGGTGCCGCCCAGCGAGGACGAGCCCAGCGCCCGGGACGACGAGCTCTCACTGGCCGCCCGCgtaggggggcggagcctcagcaCGCCCAGCGCCCTCAGCTTCGGCTCGCCCA CCAGCAGCGATGACATGACCCTGACCAGTCCCAGCATGGAGAACTCGAGCGCGGAGCTGGTGCCGGGCGGGGACTCGCCGCTGAACAGGCGCATGACCGAGACGCTGCTGGCCAGCCTGAGCGAGCACGAGAGGCACGTCATCCTGAGCGTGCCCGCGGCACAGAACCCTGAGGACCTGCGCATGTTCGCCAG ACTGCTGCACTACTTCCGGGGACACCACCACCTGGAGGAGATCATGTACAACGAGAACATGCGCCGCTCGCAGCTCAAAACGCTCTTCGACAAGTTCCGCAGCGTCCTGGTCGTCACTAACCACGAGGACCCCGTCATCTCCCTCTTCCAGTCCCCCCTGGACTGA
- the nprl3 gene encoding GATOR complex protein NPRL3 isoform X3, whose protein sequence is MCGKKFELKIDNVRFVGHPTLLQHPHTIQVSKTDPSPKREMPTMILFSVLFALRANADPSVISCMHNLSRRIAIALQHEERRCQYLTREAKLMLAAQDEVTTMTETDGSPQSPFRQILPKCKLARDLKEAYDSLCTTGVVRLHINNWLEVSFCLPHKIHRVGGQHIPPRALECSLKAIRPYHALLLLDSEKALLAQLPLDCSPALVRLVKTCSAVKNLQQLAQDADLALLQVFQIAAHLVYWGKAIIVYPLCENNVYMLSPHANICLYSPLAEQFAQQFPGHDLPSMLAKFSLPVSLSEFRNPLEAPVQEAQLIQMVVWMLQRRLLIQLHTYVCLLVPPSEDEPSARDDELSLAARVGGRSLSTPSALSFGSPTSSDDMTLTSPSMENSSAELVPGGDSPLNRRMTETLLASLSEHERHVILSVPAAQNPEDLRMFARLLHYFRGHHHLEEIMYNENMRRSQLKTLFDKFRSVLVVTNHEDPVISLFQSPLD, encoded by the exons ATGTGCGGGAAGAAGTTTGAGCTGAAGATCGACAACGTGCGCTTCGTGGGGCACcccaccctgctgcagcacccCCACACCATCCAG GTATCCAAAACTGACCCCTCGCCCAAGAGAGAGATGCCCACCATGATCCTGTTCAGTGTTCTCTTCGCACTTAGG gccaacGCGGACCCCTCGGTCATCAGCTGCATGCACAACCTCTCCCGCCGCATCGCCATCGCCCTGCAGCACGAGGAGCGCCGCTGCCAGTACCTGACCCGCGAGGCCAAGCTCATGCTCGCCGCCCAGGACGAGGTCACCACCATGACCGAGA CCGATGGCAGCCCCCAGTCCCCCTTCCGGCAGATTCTACCCAAGTGCAAACTGGCGCGGGACCTGAAGGAGGCCTACGACAG TCTGTGCACTACAGGGGTGGTGCGTCTGCACATAAATAACTGGCTGGAGGTGAGCTTCTGCCTGCCCCATAAGATCCACCGCGTCGGGGGCCAGCACATCCCCCCCAGGGCCCTGGAGTGCAGCCTGAAAGCCATACG GCCGTaccacgccctgctgctgctggacagTGAGAAGGCGCTCCTGGCCCAGCTGCCCTTGGACTGCTCCCCCGCCCTCGTGCGCCTGGTCAAGACCTGCTCGGCCGTCAAAAACCTGCAGCAGCTGGCCCAGGACGCCGACCTCGCCCTCCTGCAG GTGTTCCAGATTGCGGCTCACCTGGTGTACTGGGGCAAGGCCATCATCGTGTATCCGCTGTGCGAGAACAACGTCTACATGCTGTCCCCTCACGCCAACATCTGCCT CTACTCTCCCCTGGCGGAGCAGTTTGCACAGCAGTTTCCTGGACACGACCTGCCCTCCATGTTGGCCAAATTCTCCCTGCCTGTGTCCCTGTCCGAGTTCCGCAACCCCCTGGAGGCCCCCGTGCAGGAG GCGCAGCTGATCCAGATGGTGGTGTGGATGCTGCAGCGCAGGCTGCTGATCCAGCTGCACACCTACGTCTGCCTGCTGGTGCCGCCCAGCGAGGACGAGCCCAGCGCCCGGGACGACGAGCTCTCACTGGCCGCCCGCgtaggggggcggagcctcagcaCGCCCAGCGCCCTCAGCTTCGGCTCGCCCA CCAGCAGCGATGACATGACCCTGACCAGTCCCAGCATGGAGAACTCGAGCGCGGAGCTGGTGCCGGGCGGGGACTCGCCGCTGAACAGGCGCATGACCGAGACGCTGCTGGCCAGCCTGAGCGAGCACGAGAGGCACGTCATCCTGAGCGTGCCCGCGGCACAGAACCCTGAGGACCTGCGCATGTTCGCCAG ACTGCTGCACTACTTCCGGGGACACCACCACCTGGAGGAGATCATGTACAACGAGAACATGCGCCGCTCGCAGCTCAAAACGCTCTTCGACAAGTTCCGCAGCGTCCTGGTCGTCACTAACCACGAGGACCCCGTCATCTCCCTCTTCCAGTCCCCCCTGGACTGA
- the mpg gene encoding DNA-3-methyladenine glycosylase isoform X2, with amino-acid sequence MPPRKRKLDAEGQDGNSSASPQTVKTTGPSAGDTAATTRSSDTLTSQYFSTEREGDVRLGVKFFDQPCVLLAKAFLGKVLVRRQADGTVLRGRVVETEAYLGGEDRASHSAGGRRTGRNAAMFMRPGTIYVYQIYGVYLCMNVSSRGEGAAVLLRSLEPLQGQEVMRRLRGARRREGSRPLKEKELCNGPSKLCQALDIPRHFDRRDLATDAEVWLERDVPRGDEEEPPAVVAAPRIGIESHGEWATKPLRFYLRGHPCVSVVNRQAEKHMAQQPGPAVPHTLHQGEWSTE; translated from the exons ATGCCGCCGAGGAAACGGAAGCTCGACGCCGAAGGGCAGGACGGTAACAGTAGTGCATCGCCCCAAACTGTGAAGACCACTGGTCCTTCAGCTGGGGACACTGCTGCGACGACCCGTTCTTCGGACACTCTTACCAGCCAATACTTCTCCACGGAACGTGAAGGTGACGTCAGGCTCGGTGTAAAATTCTTTGACCAACCCTGTGTCCTCCTGGCCAAAGCATTCTTGGGTAAA GTGCTGGTCCGGAGGCAGGCCGACGGGACGGTTctgagggggagggtggtggagaCGGAGGCCTACCTGGGGGGCGAGGACCGGGCGTCGCACTCCGCCGGGGGCCGGCGCACGGGGCGGAACGCCGCCATGTTCATGAGGCCCGGCACCATCTACGTGTACCAGATCTACGGCGTCTACCTCTGCATGAACGTGTCCAGCCGGG gggaGGGTGCGGCGGTGCTGCTGCGCTCCCTCGAGCCCctgcagggacaggaagtgatgcggcGTCTGCGAGGGGCCCGGCGAAGGGAAGGCTCGCGGCCCCTGAAGGAGAAGGAGCTGTGCAACGGGCCGTCCAAGCTGTGCCAGGCGCTGGACATCCCCCGCCACTTCGACCGGCGGGACCTGGCCACCGACGCCGAGGTGTGGCTGGAGCGGGACGTCCCGCGGGGGGACGAGGAGGAGCCCCCCGCCGTGGTGGCGGCCCCCCGTATCGGGATTGAGTCCCACGGGGAGTGGGCCACCAAACCGCTGCGCTTTTACCTGAGGGGGCACCCCTGTGTGAGCGTGGtgaacagacaggcagagaagcACATGGCTCAGCAGCCTGGGCCTGCAGTACCACACACTCTCCACCAGGGGGAGTGGAGCACAGAATAA
- the mpg gene encoding DNA-3-methyladenine glycosylase isoform X1 — protein sequence MSVWSHCRVFRKIDPNPYVNINVVASQLNGMPPRKRKLDAEGQDGNSSASPQTVKTTGPSAGDTAATTRSSDTLTSQYFSTEREGDVRLGVKFFDQPCVLLAKAFLGKVLVRRQADGTVLRGRVVETEAYLGGEDRASHSAGGRRTGRNAAMFMRPGTIYVYQIYGVYLCMNVSSRGEGAAVLLRSLEPLQGQEVMRRLRGARRREGSRPLKEKELCNGPSKLCQALDIPRHFDRRDLATDAEVWLERDVPRGDEEEPPAVVAAPRIGIESHGEWATKPLRFYLRGHPCVSVVNRQAEKHMAQQPGPAVPHTLHQGEWSTE from the exons ATGTCAGTGTGGTCACACTGCAGAGTATTTCGGAAAATTGACCCCAATCCTTATGTGAACATAAATGTCGTTGCCTCACAACTGAATG GAATGCCGCCGAGGAAACGGAAGCTCGACGCCGAAGGGCAGGACGGTAACAGTAGTGCATCGCCCCAAACTGTGAAGACCACTGGTCCTTCAGCTGGGGACACTGCTGCGACGACCCGTTCTTCGGACACTCTTACCAGCCAATACTTCTCCACGGAACGTGAAGGTGACGTCAGGCTCGGTGTAAAATTCTTTGACCAACCCTGTGTCCTCCTGGCCAAAGCATTCTTGGGTAAA GTGCTGGTCCGGAGGCAGGCCGACGGGACGGTTctgagggggagggtggtggagaCGGAGGCCTACCTGGGGGGCGAGGACCGGGCGTCGCACTCCGCCGGGGGCCGGCGCACGGGGCGGAACGCCGCCATGTTCATGAGGCCCGGCACCATCTACGTGTACCAGATCTACGGCGTCTACCTCTGCATGAACGTGTCCAGCCGGG gggaGGGTGCGGCGGTGCTGCTGCGCTCCCTCGAGCCCctgcagggacaggaagtgatgcggcGTCTGCGAGGGGCCCGGCGAAGGGAAGGCTCGCGGCCCCTGAAGGAGAAGGAGCTGTGCAACGGGCCGTCCAAGCTGTGCCAGGCGCTGGACATCCCCCGCCACTTCGACCGGCGGGACCTGGCCACCGACGCCGAGGTGTGGCTGGAGCGGGACGTCCCGCGGGGGGACGAGGAGGAGCCCCCCGCCGTGGTGGCGGCCCCCCGTATCGGGATTGAGTCCCACGGGGAGTGGGCCACCAAACCGCTGCGCTTTTACCTGAGGGGGCACCCCTGTGTGAGCGTGGtgaacagacaggcagagaagcACATGGCTCAGCAGCCTGGGCCTGCAGTACCACACACTCTCCACCAGGGGGAGTGGAGCACAGAATAA